Genomic window (Bacteroidetes bacterium GWF2_43_63):
CAGGGGTAGTATTATTCACTGCCCTTGCTTTGAGGAAATATTTTCAATAGGCTCTGCAACAACTAACAAAGGGAGTTTTATTCATAGGAGATCCCGGCGCCACGCAAAGCGTGATAAACTCCGGCCGGGAACTTAGTACTCAGCACGCTGACATGGAATTACGCCAGCTGGCGGACAAGCTGTGGGCTGCGTAAAACGGATTATTCCAATGATGTTCGAACCAGCTTGCCATCTTGAAAAACAAAGAAATTGGAATACACATCGTCTTTGTTGTATTGCTGGTTCTCAAGCAAATCTTTGATAAAAAGCCTCATGTATTTGTTACAGTATTTTGTTTTGTAGTATCTCTCATTAACACTATATAAAGCTGATAGTGCACCTGATAATAATTCCGCATTCGTTTTTTTAAAATCATAATACTCTACAATGAAAAACAAGGCATATCCATTGTCTTGACAATACTCATTAATAAAATTGTAGTTATAGCATTTTTCCGAGCTGCAATTTGGTGACCAGAAATATACAATTGCTTTTTGAGACGATGAGATGCATTCATGTAATTGAATTCCGGTAACAGAATAAATTTTCCCATCGGTATTGATATTACATATTTCTCTTTGCGGATCAGTGAAAACAATTTTTGATTTTTCGTTTTCAGATAATTGTGAATATCCGCTATAGAACCCTGGAGTGTTGGTAATAACACAACTTTGTAAAATCATTGAACAAAGCAAAAAGAATGAGAATTGTTTCATAAATTAAGTAATGTAAAAGACCTGCCCGATAACATCAGGCAGGTCAAAAGTTTATTCAATAACAAATAATGGCAATTCAACTCCACCCATTTCTCCCAAATCAGCATTGAACTTATAAACGCCAAATGGCACCTTGACCAATGTGCCATTTGGTGCTTTTGCCAACAAATCTTCATCTATATAGAAATTTTTTAAATCATCCTCAAAATCGATGCTCTTATCAAATTCAAGAATAACAAAATAATCTCCTTCTTCATTTTGTTGAACAGGCACGCTATACAAATCAATTTCTATTTCATCTAATCTAAAATTGCATAATCCAGCTTTGTGGCAATCACGTTTTTTCCTACCCCATTCGTCCCATGTAAAAAAGAATCCAATAATAGGTTCCGCAGCCTTTAGGAGAGGAACATCGTTCGATTCTTTATCATTTTTTACGATTTCATTTTTTGAACAAGAAACGAATGAAACTCCAATGATGGAAATCAATAAAGCGCTAAAAAACAAGTTTTTCATACAAATTCAGTTAAGTTTAATAAACAAATTTCCCCACTTTCGCAGTACAACCACATTGCAGATTGATTACCTTGTTGAGTAATTATTAAAAAATGCGCTTTGCGTACCACGCGCCACCAAAATCCACTTTTAACACTGAATTTCAATGGGTTTACATCTATGTTTCGTATCTTTGCACGGCATTCAGTTTAATGATTGGATGTTATCTAGAAAGCCGGCCATTGGGTGTGCAAACCCATGGTCGGTTTTTTTACACCATCAGTGTGACCGGCAATATTACTTGTCGATCATGCAAAACACCTCAGGCGTATATTGATTTATTTATCAGCAAACAAAGAACGTTCTTCTGACTAATGCAGCGAAATTAATGATAAATTTCAATGAGGCAAATTTACACAAATGTTTGCAACTATTACCCCCCCCGTAAAAATAACACATAAATAACATAGACGTGGTTGTGTCCCTCGAAAGGTTCGAAACCCTTCGAGGAATTTCAAACGGCTTTTTCAAACCTCCCCGGTTAATAACATCTTTTGCGCGCACTTTATAAGCGTAAAGGATTGCTTATTTTTGCAAAAAATGGAGTAACTATGCTCGAAGACAAAAAACCTGCACGCACCGATATTTCCGCCCTGGGCGAATTTGGACTCATTCACCATCTCACTAAGGATTTTCCACTGGTGAATAAAAGCTCCCACAAAGGCATCGGCGATGATGCAGCGGTGATACAATTCGATGCCAGTGAACAGACCCTTCTTTCAACCGATCTGCTACTTGAAGGAGTGCATTTCGATTTGTCGTGGATGCCGCTGCAGCACCTGGGCTATAAGGCCGTGGCTGTGAATCTGAGCGACATTGCAGCCATGAACGGAATTGCGCAACAAGTGTTGGTGAGCATCGGTATTTCAAACAGATTTTCTGTAGAAGCGCTTGATGAGCTGTTTGCAGGAATGAAAATGGCTTGCGACAAATACAAGGTCGATCTGGTTGGTGGCGACACCAGCAGTAGTGCCGGTGGCCTTGTGATTTCGGTAACAGTTGTTGGTAAAGCAAAAAAAGAAGACATCGTGTACCGCAATGGCGCAAAGGTGAATGACCTGATCTGTGTGAGTGGTGATCTGGGCGCGGCCTATGCGGGTTTGCTGATTTTGCAGCGAGAGAAAAAAACCTTCGAAGCCAACCCCAATTTTCAACCCGATCTGCAAGGATTTGAATATATTTTAGAGCGTCAGCTTAAGCCAGAACCCAGATTCGACGTGCTTGAAAAACTTCGCAATGAAGGAATTAAGCTCACTTCAATGATCGATATTTCGGACGGACTTTCGTCGGAATTACACCATATCTGCTCTCAAAGTGGCACCGGATGCAGCATATATGAAGAAAAAATTCCGGTGGACATTCAAACAGGACGCGTTGCCGAAGAATTCAATATTACCGATATCACCATGGCGTTGCACGGAGGGGAAGACTACGAGCTGCTTTTCACGGTTCCGCTCGCTGAACACGAAAAGCTGAAAGACCGCGACGATATTCTGGTGATCGGTCATATCACTGATAAAAGCGAGGGCATGAACCTTTTATCCAAAGCCGGTCAGAGCATTTCGCTGAAAGCTCAGGGCTGGGATAGTTTTAAAACGGAAGACCGTAAATAATTTCAACGCTGCATTTTCGTTATTACACAATGGAACAACAAACAACAACCGAAAAGAAAAAAAGAAAGTGGTACTGGATCGCACTGCGGATTTTCCTTTGGATGCTCGGTTCCGTTGTCTTTTTGATTCTCCTGGCCTGGCTGCTGGTCTTTGTTTTTCAAAACAGAATTGAGCAGAAGGTGATCGGTCAGATCAATGCAGAGCTGAATTCAGAAATAAAAGTAAAGGATGTTGATGTAACGCTTTTTCATCATTTCCCGATGGTGTCTGTGGTCTTCAACGATGTGTCTGCAAGCGATGCCACACCTCAGAAAACAGGAAACCTTTTTGCTGCACGTTGGGTTTCGCTGGAGTTCAATCTGATGGATGTGATTACCGGCGACTATACCATCCGGCAGATTGGGATGGATCGGGGCACAGTCTGGCTGCGGGTTTTCGAAGATGGAACCGACAACTATCATATTCTGAAACCAACGACTGATACTACTGCTTCGTCGGAAAGCACCGCATTTCATCTTGAGCGAATTTATCTTTCGGATGTGAGTGGCGGCTATTTCGATGAAAGATACGATCAGCAATATTCTTTTTTCTTTCATCAGGCCAAGGCCTCGGGCAGTTTTTACGAAGACGATTTCAATGTGAAATTATCCGCTGCGCTTCGCGTTGATACCATTCATGTTTCTGGCATGGACTTCATTCCGGGAATGGATGCGTTGCTCAACGGAGTGATTGATGTAAATACTTCAACCGAGAATGTTTCATTCAGCAGTGTCGAAATTCAGGTTGCAGATGTTGTGTTGTTGGCTGCCGGGAAAGTGAATTACGACAAAGCGCATGAAACCGTTGATATCACAGTGAATTCGGATAATACGGACCTGATTGAATTTATGAGTCTGATGCCGCAGGAAGTTCAGAAATTTTCGGATGGACTGGAACATCGCGGCACCATTTCAATTGAATCGCATATCAAAGGGAAATACAGCGACGGGAAAATGCCGGCGGTAGATGTTTCGCTGCAGATGGAGGACGGATACATCGAGCGAGCAGAGAACGACATTGCATTAAGCAATATTAGGTTCAATGGAAAATTTTCGACGCCCGATTTTGCAGTTCAGGAAAAGTATTTTATTTCGCTCAAAAATTTTAGTGCAACACTTGATGGCAAGACAATTTCAGGAAGTGTACAGATAAAAAATCTAAAAGAACCGCAGATAAAACTGTTGGTTAAAGGTGACATGTCGCTCGAAAAAATTCAGAAATGGGGACAGTTTGAAAGCGTGAAAGAATGTGCTGGCAACATACAATTCGATGTTCAGTATGAAGGAATCATCAGCGATTTTTCGAACCTGGAAGCGAAGGATTTTATTGACAGCAAAAGTCAGGGTACGCTTCTGATCGAAGATGCAAAGCTGCAAACAGAAGGAATGAGCAAGGTGGCGAGCGTAAAAAAACTTGATGCAATTTTCTCAAACCGCGATCTTGAAATTGTTGAGATGAATGTGGCATACGGCACCAGCGATTTCACTGGCAATGCTATTTTGAAAGATATACTTCCGTTTTTGTTTATTGCGGACAACGAGCTGAAACTTAGTGCTGATCTTCATTCGAAGAATATTGATATTACTGAACTTTTCCCTGAAGAAGAAAATACGCAGAAAACGGAAGAGACAGAAATTACTTTTGTTTTACCGAAGAATGTGCGTGCTGTTGTGGATTATTCTGCGGAGCGATTGTCGTATAATAAATTCGGTGCAAGCAATGTGAAAGCAAGAGTTCATGTTGGCGAAAACAAAGTGCTGGCTGAGGATGTAAGTCTGAATACACTGGGTGGTTCCATTCGTGGAAATGGCTCATGCGAAATGAAAAACAAAGATGTGAAAGTGTCGCTCGATGCAGAACTGAAAAATCTGGATGTACGCGAAGCATTTATTGTGTTTAATAATTTTGGACAGAAAGACCTTACGTATGACAATTTGCGCGGCAGGGCAGATGTTTCGCTGCAAATGAAGGCCAGTTTTTCTGAGACACTCGAGGTTGATCCGGCGTCGATTGTTGCTGGTGCCGATATTGAAATTAAGGATGGTCAACTTGTAGGATACGCTCCCATCAACGATCTTGAGAAGATTATCAAAGGACGTGATTTCTCCGATATTCAGTTTGAAAAAATGACCAGCACTATTTCAATCAGCGACAAAACCATCAGGATTCCGAAAACGGAAATCCGCTCCAACGTTATGAATCTTAAGGTTACTGGCTCGCATACATTCGACAACAATATTGATTATCATCTTGAAGTGAAGTTTTCAGATGTGAAAAAGAAAGGGGCTAATGGCAGACCTGAAGATGAATACGGATATGTTGTCGACGATGGAGTAGGTGATCCGACCATTTTTATTCTGATTACAGGAACCGTCGAAAACCCGCAGTACAAGCAGCTTGACAAGAAGGCCATGCAGGAAAAAGTTAAACAGGATCTGAAAACTGAAAAGCAGAACCTGAAAAAAATTCTCAACGAAGAATTCGGACTTTTCAAAAAAGACACTACGCTTAAAAAAGTCGAACCCGAACCGAAAGAAAATACAAAATTCCAAATTGAATGGGAGGAGTGATGAATAAGAAACACTGAACAAATAATGCGGAAATGTGAGAATTGAAGTTGCATTTAAATTCACAACTGACCACTAACAAAGTGTTTTTTAATTTTATGAACTAAAAACACCATTGGGCGCGCGTCTCCTGACGCGTGACCATACGAAAAAAACGAAATATGTTTCGAAGTATATTCAAATTTTTCGCTGCGCTTTTTGTTCCGTTGGCATTGGGCTACATTGCCGGCCAATACACATCTGCAGCTGTTCCCACATGGTTTGCGTCGTTGAACAAACCATCATTCGATCCGCCCGGTTGGATGTTCGGTCCTGTGTGGACATTGATTTATATTCTGATGGGGCTCTCGTTTTTTCACATCTGGATCAAGCCCAGGATCAAAGAAAGGACCGTTGCCAAAATTATTTATCTCATTCAGCTGGCACTGAATTTTGCATGGTCGTTTTTGTTTTTTTATTATCAGGACATCGGTCTGGCACTCATCGACATCATTGTGCTGGACATTATTGTTGCCATCATGCTGGTGAAATTCTATCAGCTAAAACCAACAGCAGCCTATCTGAACATCCCGTATTTCCTTTGGATTTTGTTTGCTACTGTTTTGAATGCCGCATATTATTTTCTGAATTAAATTCTGTTTATGTCAAAAATATTCAACCCCGAAAACCACAATCGGCTGAGTTCCGATGACCGCAGAAAGCTCATTCCACCTGAGAAAATTCTAGACAAGATGCAATTGCAAGATGGCGATGTGTTGCTCGATGCCGGCGCCGGGAAAGGATATTTTGCTATTCCTGCATTGGAATATGTTGGCGAAACCGGGAAAGTGATAGCCGCTGATATCTCGCAGCAGATGCTGGATTTGCTGATTCAGGATGTGCCTGATTCAAATAATATTCAGGCATTGTTATGCGAAAAGAATAATATTTCTTTGTCCGAAAAATCGGTTGACAAAATCCTGATTGCCTTTGTCCTTCATGAAGTAGATGATCCGGAAGCGTATTTGAAAATGCTTCGCAACATTCTGAAGGACGATGGAAAGTTATTCACCGTAGAATGGAAACCCGTCGAATCGCCCATGGGACCTCCATTGCATGAACGACTAAGTAGAAAGTCAATTAAAAAATATTTTTCCGATTCAGGTTTTGATGTACTGAGTTTCGAAGACGTGAATGATTTTCAATATTTCTGCGAAGCGAAGAAAAATGTCTGAATGGCAAACATAATATTCCATCGTCCGATGGCGACAAAGGAGTCAGAGGATATGGAATCGTTATGTTTGCATCAAAACCGACGATTCCATATCCGCCAGCTGGCGGACGATGGAATATCGGTTTTGCTCTTTTAATTGATTATTAATAAATTATGCGAGCGTGTCATTAGCAGTTTCGCTACAGAAGCTCTTTTTAGCGAATTAGCTTCGAAGTATCTCCACCAGCTGTCACGCTAAGCCCCGCCGCTGTCATGCTGAACCCTGCTACTGTCACTCTGAGCGGAGTCGAAGAGTAGACAGCAGGATAAACTCCGTCGAAGCACGAACAGCGGGATAAACTCCGTCGAATCGTCGGCAGCTCACGTAGCGCCTTTTAAATTGGTTGGGCGCAGTCTATAGATTCAA
Coding sequences:
- a CDS encoding thiamine-phosphate kinase; this encodes MLEDKKPARTDISALGEFGLIHHLTKDFPLVNKSSHKGIGDDAAVIQFDASEQTLLSTDLLLEGVHFDLSWMPLQHLGYKAVAVNLSDIAAMNGIAQQVLVSIGISNRFSVEALDELFAGMKMACDKYKVDLVGGDTSSSAGGLVISVTVVGKAKKEDIVYRNGAKVNDLICVSGDLGAAYAGLLILQREKKTFEANPNFQPDLQGFEYILERQLKPEPRFDVLEKLRNEGIKLTSMIDISDGLSSELHHICSQSGTGCSIYEEKIPVDIQTGRVAEEFNITDITMALHGGEDYELLFTVPLAEHEKLKDRDDILVIGHITDKSEGMNLLSKAGQSISLKAQGWDSFKTEDRK